acacattaatggtagttgcaacacatagtcagttatgtcaaaatatagtagtatttatatgttatattagagttacatgcatattattgaaatacacggaacaggttgaaggaatcatatcatgagtggtatcataataaacctctttacatatcctactgtttggttcactctgcgagggaatcgcagagtgcatacacaagttatgaatgataggggaattatgaactacttaagactaaggaatcttggcgggaagagccgagcataccccctggagaggtgaccccctcttttggattccttaggatgaactagccaatgattgacaaccccttggaccttcctgagacctggaccaatagatgcaagctataccatcttcattgtgttactgtacttttgtgtgtatataagcagcagcttcacatctagtgttcagacatcttgtccccagacttcaggattgaatgactgcacactggatccagagcgcctgcgattgTTTCATCTGTCATTTATCTTTTGTTACAAAAATCTGTTAAAATCTCCATATCATATGAAACGTATATATGTGATCTTTCTAGCTAGTTGTGTACAAGCTATTGCCCCCTGTGGTTTTCTGCTTTCTGCTTTGAGGGTCACTAAGCAAAACTATTAGTAAAGTATATGGTTAAAAACTGGAATTGTGATACAAAAATATACTATATAGGGTTATACAGAACATAAGATTTGCAAAGCATTCCTTCAGGGAACTCTTATAATAAAAGGTTTTAACTCCTTTGTTTCCAGAGCATACAGCTTAACATGAACAGTCAGTGACCTTCAAAAAAACTTGCAGACAGGAAGCCCAGTATACATAGAAACTAATTCTTCCCTATATACTCATAGCTTCACAAATTCCTACAAAGCAACAATTCTTTATTCTACAAAAGCTGCATAGTAAAAAGCATATATAATAAAGCAGACCCTCCAATGTGAGCCCTGCCAACCGGTACAAAATGCCCACTTTCAAACTTACAGTTTAATTGACTGTTACAGTTATATGTGTTGAACTAATTAATAGATGTGAAAGGTATTTTGCAAACATCAAATAAACAATTCAACATAGGTGACTGCAACAGTAAAATTAAGTGGGAAGTTTGAGAGATGCTAATTTTGCATTGGGTGGAAGAGTTTGTAAAGTTGCAGAGTTTAAGTAGTCTTGACATTTACTTGACATTTGTCCCTTTAAAGTTGTACAATGAATTTGGGTTTTTGGAAAATATCAAAATGCTGGATCACAGATAAGAAATCCCTGTCTGCACtcaaaaattacttttttacCAAACCTGTCATATCGTGAAACTTTGAATATAATATACTCATATAATTTTGCTTGGAGTGTACTACATTTTCACTATTTTAAGGCCCTCTGAACATTACATATTGCTTTCATGCATTTAGATGCTTTCAAATGTAAATGATAAATGCATGAAAGATATTACAAATTGATTTATAAAGCATAAAGGtttaacaatttaatttgctaGTTTATATTGTCTGTCTGTTTGGTAACTCCTTTTATGATAATAGCAACGCTTTCAAGGAAAATGTGAACTAGCCAATATGAGAAATCCCCTGTATGGAAGACATCTCATGGGGTTTCCCAAGGGTAATTTCTGAGTGAAGTGGGAGGAATCTGACCATATAAATACAATCTATTCTCTGGACTGGTTTATGGCACTCTACATCTCTCTTGTGCAGTTGTGAGAGCACTTTATTTCACACTTCCAGGAACGTCTATTCACCACAATGGGCAGAACACTCATTCTTGTCCTCTGCTCAGTGCTCTTGCTTCAGTCATGTGTGCAAGGTAAGTGATATTGAATACAATATAGTTGAGAAATGCAGAGGCATGTACCTGTGAACTCATGATAATGTAATGTAGTTTTATTACTATGGCAATAAAAAGAGGAACGCATTTGACATATAAACTTGAAGATGTTTCCTTTTTGAAGAGGATTTAAAGCAGCTAAATGGACCATTAAATCTTAAATATATCCATTATAAATACACCTGGTGTGATACAGGGAATGTTTAAATGACAGAGAGTGCAAGAAGCTAATTCTGAACAAAGGAGACAGGTTTAGGGAAAGGAAAGTGAAATGTTTGCTTCTATTCCATGTAGTGACATCACAGATGTGGGAGGGAGGTGGACATGATCATAAACATTTTAGTGACTACCAAAATAGACACAAAGCTTCAGGACTTCCCTTTTCTCATGCTAAAGATTAGTCACGCTTTGTTATTAAAAGAAAAGCATGAGTTTCACACAAAATTGTGGTTATCAAAGTATTTGAGAATTGATAGCTCAATTGTTTCATCTGTCATTTATCTTTTGTTACAAAAATCTGTTAAAATCTCCATATCATATGAAACGTATATATGTGATCTTTCTAGCTAGTTGTGTACAAGCTATTGCCCCCTGTGGTTTTCTGCTTTCTGCTTTGAGAGTCACTAAGCAAAACTATTAGTAAAGTATATGGTTAAAAACTGGAATTGTGATACAAAAATATACTATATAGGGTTACACAGAACATAAGATTTGCAAAGCATTCCTTCAGGGAACtcttataataaaatgttttaactcCTTTGTTTCCAGAGCATACAGCTTAACATGAACAATCAGTGACCTTCAAAAAAACTTGCAGACAGGAAGCCCAGTATACATAGAAACTAATTCTTCCCTATATACTCATAGCTTCACAAATTCCTACAAAGCAACAATTCTTTATTCTACAAAAGCTGCATAGTAAAAAGCATATATAATAAAGCAGACCCTCCAATGTGAGCCCTGCCAACCGGTACAAAATGCCCACTTTCAAACTTACAGTTTAATTGACTGTTACAGTTATATGTGTTGAACTAATTAATAGATGTGAAAGGTGTTTTGCAAACATCAAATAAACAATTCAACATAGGTGACTGCAACAGTAAAATTAAGTGGGAGGTTTGAGAGATGCTAATTTTGCATTGGGTGGAAGAGTTTGTAAAGTTGCAGAGTTTAAGTAGTCTTGACATTTACTTTTGGAATTTAaatcagcaatcccatgaaaaaaaatcaGGTGTAATTTTAACATAATTCACTGTGACAGACTATAAGAAGAATTTaccgtattttttttttccttcaagctgctattaataatttatgattctgtgctaccatggcaaccacagtcacatggcaaataatgtagtgagcagagagtctTTGGAACACCCTtcagagctctgtctgcactgtgacattctCCTTTCCACTTCCCAGTTGTCGCtatgccatcacatgacattctGCCAGCTGTGAGACTTTGACTGCGTAGGAGACTGACTGTGTCTAgcagacatttttgttttccatacAGAGAGCTTTTGTAAAGGAGATAAGCTTTTATAGGAGGATAGCTAAAAAATGACTAGAATGCTTAAAAGGgacttaaaaataacaaaatattctaTGTTGGAGTGCTGCTTTAATTCTGGAAAGAATCCCCTTATTTCTAGGCATGTCCCCACTTGGGAGGAGAcgttgtctgtgtatgggacgtGGTGCCAATTCGGTTGACATCAAGCAGATCAAGAAATTTGAAGTATTTCCACCAAGTGCCAAGTGTGAGAAAatggaaatcatgtaagttagtaACAATTAGGTATATGAGCCTGCCTAATAatgggcacatagctggtattTTGGTTCTCTAACATCGTGGCTAATGGTTAACCATATACAGCATGTGAAACCCTTGAAAATTCAGTCTATGGTTCACACCACTTATTTTCAGTAATAATGTTGCATCATAGTGGTTATTATAGATTTACCAGGAGTGGTTACAAATTGTAGACAATAGGATTGAttcaaaaaagtaaaagtaaagcaaaaaaatgaataactttgcaccttggcaaaatcatgttgcattggagggggaggtaaattaatttttttaacatcaataacTTTAATTATTAAAGTTTTGCGCGTAAGGGGTAAGGGGatacaggaaaaaaaagagaagttaGGGGGGTACAGAGTGGAGAGCAGACATAACAATAAGTATCTATTTGAGAAACTTTAGTCAGGGTACATAACAGCAGTATCTGGTTACGAGATCATAGGTTATCGCAGTATTGAGAAGTGGGAGTTAAGAGTGTATCAGCCGGATTTGATGTTACCAGAGGTTAGATAAGCCTGGAGCCCTCTCTGTCAGTTGTGAATTTGTGCCATGACATCCATTTGACAATGGGGGAGGATGGTGCCATAGAGTATGGGACATCTAGTGTCCATATGGAAACTAAAGTGAATTTTTGCAATAACTTTACGAAGGGTGGGTAAAGATGGTTGTTTCCAAAATTGTGCTATTGCCGCTCTAGCGGCGATTAGGATATGGCCCCAAACATATCAATAGTGTTTAGGAAATTGGTATAGGTATAGGTGGAGGAGGGCTACAAGTGGGTTTGGAGTCAAGGATATAGAGGTAACTCTCCAGGCTAGGTCAAAGACCTCTTGCCAGAGTGGTTGAATGATGGGACAAGACCAAAACACATGTAGTAGGTGACCTATAGCTCCACAATTGCACCAGCCGCGGTAACATATGTGCGATATAATAGTTTAATTAACATTTCCACATGATTagtggggaggtaaatttaaaatgtgaaggcagatttatagttgggataggacatatcctacatcaacattaaatttcagtgtacaaataaagttagaAAGTATTTTCGTGTTActtgaaaaaaacagccaatatttaacttatatacaaaataataaactaattagtaccgcttgcattgtaacatggttttgtccagtagaaaacttactcatttttttgtcttactttccttaataaatcaggcccaatgagtctcTAAAATAGTAGTATATTATCTCTAAGAAAAATAATACATGTATGGGCTTTCCAGATAATGGTTTTATTTGTAACTTggagcaccatgcctaaaatatatcacaatacatttaaaaaaaatcctctgtAATTCCCTAAACTGTTTCTGGGATTATCCCCCTTGTTAAATTGTTTAGCAATACTTCTGTTAGATACTCTCTAGGTAGGGTTGCCCTCTTGCCAGTATTTCATCTCCTGGGTATTAAAAATGGTACGCAAAGTCaatgttatttataaaaaaaatattctgaagatGCAGAAGAGTGCCTTGCATGGAAAGcttcatatatatctatagatgcGTATAGATAGTTAGACAGTAATTTGTATGTACAATGTGTACTTAGTgcataaacaaatatttataccAATAGAAAAATACCAACTCTAAAAATCCTTGCATCCCCTTTGTACTGTTGCTTCTGGCTGATTTCAAGCACTAGTTCAAGAGTCTTACTGAATGTTCAAATGCAGCCACAAACTACATAACCTGTGTAATAttgatatttgtaacatcccTTTTATTACTTATAAGTATATcttcataaatacataaaatataaacaaaagtatGTATTTCATCTTTGCAGTGCTAAATTAAAGACTGGAGAAGAAAAATGTCTCAATCATTCCTCCAAACAAGTCAAGTCAATTTTGCAGATGGCAAAAAAACGGTAAGAAATTGAAAATGAAGTAATGCCAATACCAGAAAGATACaaaaacataacatattttgTAAATGACAATACTTATACATCTTTTGTTGCTGGGTAAAAACATGGGTACTGCTTTGCATATGGGATGCTTTTTTTCAAGCTATTACTTGGTATAACTTTGTATGGTTACTTAGTTGGATTGCACTATATATTTCTCCAAGAACAACATTTAGTTTTTTATTGGTAGAGCAATAAACTGACAGCTCCCACTTactgtaaatacaaatataaatataaaatataaaaaatgcaaatagacttagATAAGATTTCCAGGTTAAACTAAGTCTtctctgtgggcctgagtcataaaggagagcaaagtgaaaaaaattagtaagtttgatactggacaaaccatgttacaatgcaaggggtgcaaatcagtttattattttgcacataaggaaaacactggctgttttttcatgtagcacacaaatacttgatagctttattattattcACTAACTAGTGTGTTAGAAATGACTTCATTTATTCAGATGACATTGGgatgtccattgtgctgtataacCTTAGTTACTGATTTAATTATACATTATAGGGATAGTGAGCAGAGAAAGAGAAAATGGGGTATACTGAACCAAGTACATGTTTTTCAAAATGCTTTTCATCCTAAaaatgctgttataaataaatagatttctcTTTCCTCATGactaatttatttaattagtaTCTTATTGTTGTATCCATATAATGGGGAAGGTGCACTAATTATAGTGtatacaaaaaaagagaaaagacagAGTCATATTGTGCagaaagcactatatatatatagttattaataaaatataacttttattaacttCTAATTAAAATGCCAATAAATTTTTCAGAGAAAATGTAATTAGAAATtagtaaaagttatattttatagatAACTATATAGATAGTGCTTTCTGCACAATATGACTCTGTCCTtcctattttctatttttttttttgtataagctTAGTTACTAACAGAGCTTGGTGTGGAAGACGGCAAATGATATGTCACAGTGAACCAGAAAGCTGTATCACTTTCTCATGGGAACATCAATGCTGAGGAAATGCTGCCCTCTATGGGAATCACCAATGTATTCAAAAGCGATTTGCACTATAACTACCAAATAAGAATTATGcaaactaagaaaaaaaaataaacctctctACATATTGTAATACCATCTACACAGTCACTGTATTAAAGACAGCTAAGATCTATCTGATGCCTGTTTCTATTGTGTCTCAgatacctcatacttgcctactttcggaaacttgtttccgggagaggggcgtgactggagggcaggagggggcggggggcGGCCAAATGCGTCAATACTTTGGTACATAATAGTGGGATGTGGGAGATTtgtcagctctcccaggagtccgtgagactgacccgaatttcgggagtctcccagacattccgggagagttggcaagtatgagatacctATTATCAGAGCATTTTGGGTGTTGGTGGTGTAGCTAGAAGTTCGTTAGTACTGGTGCAAATTCTGTCCTAGGACCTTGCACGTGCCCACACTTCTACCAACACCAAGCAGCAtattataaaagaaaagaaaaaaagcaatgtATATACAACAGCCAGCACATGGCATCTGCATATAATATAACCCCCGTTGTCCCTTCCACTCTGTGAACTCTGGCAAACATTGTAAATCACAGAGacaaaatatttgtaatattatagTCCATTAGCATGCAGGGTGCTATTCCTACATGAATGAAGTGTGTCATTAAGAGGAGAAGGTttagaaggaggggggcagacagTATAGACAGGCAAATGCATATAGGTGTGGTGACTGGGCCAACTCTTGCATTCCAGTGCTGGAATTGGCTAAATTGTATACATGTTCATCAAGCATTCAGGATACTTATAACAGATATCTAACCCTGTTCAAATATTAGTTGCGTAAGTGGTGGACAGCACTTCACTGTAGTTATTGAGACTGCATCTTTAAACACACACTTAAGTAACTGGTGATTTAATTATGCATTCCCAATGGCTGTTGTAGTATTTTGAAAACCAGTGAACTGCCTCAAAAAAGTGTCGGCTGCATACGCATAACTGTCTAGAAAAGAAAAGGGTACAACATAACATCTGTTCTCATGTGCCTAGGGTGGGATAAAACATACATTCAGTGTAGGTTAAAATGCCTGCATGTCTTTTGGTTTTATTCTGGTAGCAGCAGATAAATCTGTCATGTTCTGCAGCTCAAAAATAATGCTTCTTTTGTTGTTATTACAGGAACGAACAGGCAACTACAAAATAAGAAACAAGATGAAAGCAACAAATATAACACCTGTCCACTTATAACCCAATACTAATGTGGATTTGCATGTAATAATCATAACAGACATGCTGTGTAGTAAATTACTTAAGAAAAACATAACCGCTAAAAAGCAAACACCATAATCAATGTATTGTAATAAATTCACTCAGCAAATGAAAAAGCAATGTAATAGGTATGCACATTTCTAAAATTGGCAAAAAAATCTCCCTAAATTACAAATTGAAAGAGACAGTTGTTTATTTGCCCCCAGCGGATGTATGGTGAAAAAATAGCAACACTTGTGTTTATAGTAATTAACTTATTTAAATGGgaatataatttaaaactaaaatatttattttttttaccttcatttttaaaatagattttttataAGACTATTTTTAGTTGATAATGTATAAATGGAAAAAATAGACAACTCTGCCAACCTATTTTATACTCTATTGCATCATACATAAGTGCTCTATGATAGCATGACTTTGATACTTTAGCTGGACATGTTAATTTCCTCAGACATTTTGGTTTTATAACAAATTAGTCCTCCAAGATATTGCTTGTGTTTGCCCAAGTGATTGGATAACCCCAGTCAATTGTGGCCCTTTAATCAGGTTGGCTGACAACCGCACTGTTACTTGCCTCTTTCACCTGCCAATCAAAAGGTGTGTGCCCTGACTGACCATAGATAAGATTAATTAGTGATTGGACCAAACTGCAGGATCATATCAGATGTGGTCAATTTTAGTAATAAAGGATGATAAGTCTGTTCTAATACCCAATGTCAAAATATGAGATTTAGGAGATCAGTAGAAGCTGCAGTGATGTAAATATGATTCAACTAGCCAAACTGTCAGCTGTTAACATGGATATCGTACTTTGCCACACATTTCATGTACAGAGGCAGATCACAAAACTCAATGGATACATTTCTCATATGAAATGATACCATTTTATTCACAAATAATTATCTATAAAACTATACTTTGAGCAGACGTTTGGGCATTTTTTGTAAATTGTAGTTGGGATGTCATCTCTGAATGACACCCTGAAAAGTATGCATGCAAGTTTCATTAATTCAAGAGCACATGGTGGTACACTGATTTTAGACAGCACCATTACCACTGTCATACATGGCATGTTCACCAGAATGTGGTATTTAGCACAATGCCAAAGTGCTGGGCATTGTTGGGCCCCATAATAAAGATTGTGTGGGGGCCTGGCACTACTAATGTAT
The Mixophyes fleayi isolate aMixFle1 chromosome 1, aMixFle1.hap1, whole genome shotgun sequence DNA segment above includes these coding regions:
- the LOC142106589 gene encoding C-X-C motif chemokine 10-like, which codes for MGRTLILVLCSVLLLQSCVQGMSPLGRRRCLCMGRGANSVDIKQIKKFEVFPPSAKCEKMEIIAKLKTGEEKCLNHSSKQVKSILQMAKKRNEQATTK